Proteins encoded together in one Mastacembelus armatus chromosome 15, fMasArm1.2, whole genome shotgun sequence window:
- the LOC113131521 gene encoding inhibitor of nuclear factor kappa-B kinase subunit alpha-like isoform X2, with the protein MERPALRQNQLCGSWEMKERLGMGGFGNVYLYQHLELGEKIAVKLCRLELNPKNRDRWSREIQIMKKLNHVNVVQAREVPKELSCIALNDLPLLAMEYCSKGDLRKVLNKPENCCGLKESEVLFLLRDIGSGIQYLHENKIIHRDLKPENIVLQEIGGKLVHKIIDLGYAKDLDQGSLCTSFVGTLQYLAPELFESKPYTVSVDYWSFGTVIFECTCGFRPFLHNMQPVQWTSKVKNKGPKDIMAIEDMNGEVKFSTHLSYPNNLSRPLLEPVESLLQMLLLWDPATRGGGLDPDTNKPYFYTTLQNIFNMKVIHVLDMTSAQLHSLVLGAEESLHSLQLRLETHTQTHISPLNQELLLETGVSLDPRRPPTHCLPDGLQGWDSFIVFLFDKSLTKYSGPLTARPLPDSVNFIVRETNTQLPLSALREVWGEAVSYICGLKDDYIRLYQGQRAAIEVKAIELYKQLKAKCKSPDPPHGYSDSSDMVKTILQTVQNQDRVLKDLYTHLSTILVCKRRIVDLFPNLERAVLNINTAKAAVMQMQMKRQKEFWYLLKIACAQSSSQSQSLVQRSTDRETVHQLLDENQQHLSQLSSLLQVAKQEMEHSVMDQDWSWTQYGAVKVQPQKL; encoded by the exons ATGGAGCGGCCTGCGCTCAGACAGAACCAGTTGTGTGGCTCCTGGGAGATGAAGGAGAGACTTGGGATGGGAGGCTTTGGGAATGTCTACCTTTACCAGCACCTG GAGTTGGGTGAGAAAATTGCTGTGAAACTTTGTCGCCTGGAGCTGAACCCCAAGAACAGAGACCGCTGGAGCAGAGAGATCCAGATTATGAAGAA GCTGAACCATGTGAATGTTGTTCAGGCCAGAGAAGTTCCAAAAGAGTTGAGCTGCATTGCTTTAAATGACCTGCCTCTGCTGGCCATGGAGTACTGTTCAAAAGGAGACTTACGCAAG GTGTTAAACAAACCAGAAAACTGTTGTGGGCTAAAGGAGAGTGAAGTCCTTTTTCTGCTCCGTGACATTG GTTCTGGTATCCAGTATCTCCATGAAAATAAGATTATTCACAGAGACCTAAAGCCAGAGAACATTGTTTTGCAGGAGATTGGTGGGAAG CTTGTCCATAAGATCATAGATCTGGGTTATGCAAAAGACCTAGATCAGGGCAGTCTCTGTACATCCTTTGTTGGAACGCTGCAGTATCTG GCTCCAGAGCTGTTTGAAAGTAAACCCTACACTGTGAGCGTGGACTACTGGAGCTTTGGGACAGTAATCTTTGAATGTACTTGTGGCTTTCGCCCCTTTTTACACAACATGCAACCTGTACAGTG GACGAGTAAAGTCAAGAACAAAGGTCCCAAAGACATTATGGCAATAGAGGACATGAATGGAGAAGTCAAATTCTCCACACATCTCTCATATCCCAACAATCTTAGCAG GCCACTGCTGGAACCAGTTGAGTCTCTTCTGCAGATGCTGCTACTGTGGGACCCTGCAACACGCGGTGGAGGCCTGGATCCTGACACAAACAAGCCGTACTTCTATACAACCCTGCAGAATATTTTTAACATGAAG GTGATTCATGTGTTGGACATGACGTCAGCCCAGCTGCACTCGCTGGTTTTGGGTGCTGAGGAGAGCTTGCACTCCCTGCAGCTTCGTCTGGAGAcgcacactcagacacacatctCCCCCCTGAACCAAGAGCTGCTGTTGGAGACGGGTGTCTCTCTCGACCCACGCAGACCACCCACACACTGTCTGCCCGATGGATTG caaGGTTGGGACAGCTTCATCGTTTTCCTGTTCGATAAGAGCCTAACCAAGTACTCTGGACCACTGACTGCCAGACCTCTGCCAGACAGTGTCAACTTTATAG TCAGGGAAACTAATACACAGCTCCCACTGTCTGCACTGAGAGAGGTGTGGGGGGAAGCGGTCAGCTACATCTGTGGACTGAAAGATGACTACATTCGCCTGTACCAGGGTCAGAGGGCTGCCAT TGAGGTAAAAGCTATTGAACTCTACAAGCAACTGAAAGCTAAATGCAAAA GTCCTGACCCTCCACATGGCTACAGCGACAGCTCAGACATGGTGAAGACCATACTACAAACAGTTCAGAACCAGGACAGAGTGCTGAAAGACTTGTACACTCACCTGAG TACAATTCTGGTGTGTAAGCGACGTATAGTTGATTTATTCCCTAATTTGGAGAGGGCAGTATTGAACATAAATACTgcaaaagcagcagtgatgCAGATGCAAATGAAGCGACAGAAAGAGTTCTGGTACCTCCTCAAAATTGCATGT GCCCAGAGCAGTTCTCAATCACAGTCACTTGTGCAGCGATCCACTGACAG AGAAACTGTTCATCAGTTACTGGATGAAAATCAGCAACATCTGAGTCAGCTTTCTTCGCTGCTGCAAGTTGCCAAGCAGGAGATGGAGCACAGTGTCATG GATCAGGACTGGAGCTGGACTCAGTATGGAGCGGTGAAAGTCCAACCTCAGAAGCTATAG
- the LOC113131521 gene encoding inhibitor of nuclear factor kappa-B kinase subunit alpha-like isoform X1, whose translation MERPALRQNQLCGSWEMKERLGMGGFGNVYLYQHLELGEKIAVKLCRLELNPKNRDRWSREIQIMKKLNHVNVVQAREVPKELSCIALNDLPLLAMEYCSKGDLRKVLNKPENCCGLKESEVLFLLRDIGSGIQYLHENKIIHRDLKPENIVLQEIGGKLVHKIIDLGYAKDLDQGSLCTSFVGTLQYLAPELFESKPYTVSVDYWSFGTVIFECTCGFRPFLHNMQPVQWTSKVKNKGPKDIMAIEDMNGEVKFSTHLSYPNNLSRPLLEPVESLLQMLLLWDPATRGGGLDPDTNKPYFYTTLQNIFNMKVIHVLDMTSAQLHSLVLGAEESLHSLQLRLETHTQTHISPLNQELLLETGVSLDPRRPPTHCLPDGLQGWDSFIVFLFDKSLTKYSGPLTARPLPDSVNFIVRETNTQLPLSALREVWGEAVSYICGLKDDYIRLYQGQRAAMLSLLRFNTNLTRYKNLLFSQSQQLRANLAFFKTSIQQDLEQYTKQRHTGISSEKMLKTWQENEEKADGFTKVADVGYLDEEIVALHSEIVELQRSPFARRQGDVMEQLEVKAIELYKQLKAKCKSPDPPHGYSDSSDMVKTILQTVQNQDRVLKDLYTHLSTILVCKRRIVDLFPNLERAVLNINTAKAAVMQMQMKRQKEFWYLLKIACAQSSSQSQSLVQRSTDRETVHQLLDENQQHLSQLSSLLQVAKQEMEHSVMDQDWSWTQYGAVKVQPQKL comes from the exons ATGGAGCGGCCTGCGCTCAGACAGAACCAGTTGTGTGGCTCCTGGGAGATGAAGGAGAGACTTGGGATGGGAGGCTTTGGGAATGTCTACCTTTACCAGCACCTG GAGTTGGGTGAGAAAATTGCTGTGAAACTTTGTCGCCTGGAGCTGAACCCCAAGAACAGAGACCGCTGGAGCAGAGAGATCCAGATTATGAAGAA GCTGAACCATGTGAATGTTGTTCAGGCCAGAGAAGTTCCAAAAGAGTTGAGCTGCATTGCTTTAAATGACCTGCCTCTGCTGGCCATGGAGTACTGTTCAAAAGGAGACTTACGCAAG GTGTTAAACAAACCAGAAAACTGTTGTGGGCTAAAGGAGAGTGAAGTCCTTTTTCTGCTCCGTGACATTG GTTCTGGTATCCAGTATCTCCATGAAAATAAGATTATTCACAGAGACCTAAAGCCAGAGAACATTGTTTTGCAGGAGATTGGTGGGAAG CTTGTCCATAAGATCATAGATCTGGGTTATGCAAAAGACCTAGATCAGGGCAGTCTCTGTACATCCTTTGTTGGAACGCTGCAGTATCTG GCTCCAGAGCTGTTTGAAAGTAAACCCTACACTGTGAGCGTGGACTACTGGAGCTTTGGGACAGTAATCTTTGAATGTACTTGTGGCTTTCGCCCCTTTTTACACAACATGCAACCTGTACAGTG GACGAGTAAAGTCAAGAACAAAGGTCCCAAAGACATTATGGCAATAGAGGACATGAATGGAGAAGTCAAATTCTCCACACATCTCTCATATCCCAACAATCTTAGCAG GCCACTGCTGGAACCAGTTGAGTCTCTTCTGCAGATGCTGCTACTGTGGGACCCTGCAACACGCGGTGGAGGCCTGGATCCTGACACAAACAAGCCGTACTTCTATACAACCCTGCAGAATATTTTTAACATGAAG GTGATTCATGTGTTGGACATGACGTCAGCCCAGCTGCACTCGCTGGTTTTGGGTGCTGAGGAGAGCTTGCACTCCCTGCAGCTTCGTCTGGAGAcgcacactcagacacacatctCCCCCCTGAACCAAGAGCTGCTGTTGGAGACGGGTGTCTCTCTCGACCCACGCAGACCACCCACACACTGTCTGCCCGATGGATTG caaGGTTGGGACAGCTTCATCGTTTTCCTGTTCGATAAGAGCCTAACCAAGTACTCTGGACCACTGACTGCCAGACCTCTGCCAGACAGTGTCAACTTTATAG TCAGGGAAACTAATACACAGCTCCCACTGTCTGCACTGAGAGAGGTGTGGGGGGAAGCGGTCAGCTACATCTGTGGACTGAAAGATGACTACATTCGCCTGTACCAGGGTCAGAGGGCTGCCAT GCTGAGCCTGCTGCGTTTCAATACAAACTTAACACGTTACAAGAACCTGCTGTTCTCCCAGTCACAGCAGCTCCGAGCAAATCTGGCATTCTTTAAGACCAGCATCCAGCAAGACCTTGAGCAATACACTAAGCAGAGGCACACCGGCATCT catCAGAAAAAATGTTGAAGACATGgcaagaaaatgaagagaaggCAGATGGTTTTACAAAG GTTGCAGATGTGGGGTATCTGGATGAAGAGATAGTGGCTCTACATTCTGAGATCGTGGAGTTGCAGAGGAGCCCATTTGCGAGGAGGCAGGGGGATGTAATGGAACAGCT TGAGGTAAAAGCTATTGAACTCTACAAGCAACTGAAAGCTAAATGCAAAA GTCCTGACCCTCCACATGGCTACAGCGACAGCTCAGACATGGTGAAGACCATACTACAAACAGTTCAGAACCAGGACAGAGTGCTGAAAGACTTGTACACTCACCTGAG TACAATTCTGGTGTGTAAGCGACGTATAGTTGATTTATTCCCTAATTTGGAGAGGGCAGTATTGAACATAAATACTgcaaaagcagcagtgatgCAGATGCAAATGAAGCGACAGAAAGAGTTCTGGTACCTCCTCAAAATTGCATGT GCCCAGAGCAGTTCTCAATCACAGTCACTTGTGCAGCGATCCACTGACAG AGAAACTGTTCATCAGTTACTGGATGAAAATCAGCAACATCTGAGTCAGCTTTCTTCGCTGCTGCAAGTTGCCAAGCAGGAGATGGAGCACAGTGTCATG GATCAGGACTGGAGCTGGACTCAGTATGGAGCGGTGAAAGTCCAACCTCAGAAGCTATAG
- the plaua gene encoding plasminogen activator, urokinase a has protein sequence MNLLVITTILAAFNVSMAFSQRWFQKKREMCLSGDGSSYRGYVSQSQHGRRCLNWNWFTNRWGDSAGIGDHNYCRNPDHNLRPWCRVRKGGIYVREFCNIPTCFTPTIKSPVAEDTELTCGEKSERKMHKIVGGLYAHTESHPWVAALFHQRYGFLCGGSLIAPCWVLTAAHCFADGKETKLQHLSVYLGKNAINETDADREQRFKVEKLIIHQKYNESNFDNDIALLRIKSGNEGCAVKSATVRTVCLPPAHTQLPAEFQCSIAGFGRESYEAWHYSQYLKQAKVRLLSQTDCKRESYYGDRITKNMMCAGSPSWSTDACKGDSGGPLVCDMSGRSFLFGVVSWGDGCAKKNKPGVYTRVTNYNKWIAAKTGLSKYTEGLMYPTK, from the exons ATGAACCTGTTAGTCATTACCACCATCCTTGCAGCATTCAATGTTAGCATG GCTTTTTCACAAAGATGGTTTCAGAAGAAAAGGG AGATGTGTCTGTCTGGAGATGGGAGCAGTTACAGGGGATATGTTTCCCAGTCGCAACATGGTCGCAGGTGTCTCAATTGGAACTGGTTTACAAATCGGTGGGGAGATTCAGCAGGAATTGGTGACCATAATTACTGCAG GAATCCTGATCACAACTTGAGGCCATGGTGCCGCGTCCGAAAAGGAGGGATTTATGTGAGAGAATTCTGCAATATACCCACAT GTTTTACGCCTACAATAAAATCTCCAGTGGCTGAGGATACAG AGCTGACATGTGGCGAGAAGTCAGAGAGGAAGATGCATAAAATTGTCGGTGgtttatatgcacacacagagtcGCACCCGTGGgtggctgctctctttcatCAGCGCTATGGTTTCCTCTGTGGTGGCTCCCTCATTGCACCTTGCTGGGTTCTCACAGCTGCACACTGCTTCGCTGATGG TAAAGAGACCAAACTCCAGCATCTATCTGTATATCTGGGGAAGAACGCCATCAATGAAACCGATGCCGACAGAGAGCAGAGGTTCAAAGTGGAAAAACTGATCATCCACCAAAAATACAACGAGTCCAACTTTGACAATGACATAG CATTGTTAAGGATCAAGAGCGGAAATGAAGGTTGTGCAGTGAAGTCAGCGACTGTACGGACAGTGtgccttcctccagctcatACTCAGCTTCCTGCGGAATTTCAGTGCAGCATTGCAGGATTTGGGAGGGAGAGCTATG AGGCATGGCACTACTCACAGTACCTGAAACAGGCTAAGGTGAGACTGTTATCCCAAACTGACTGCAAAAGGGAATCATACTATGGAGATCGCATCACCAAAAACATGATGTGTGCTGGGAGCCCATCCTGGAGCACTGATGCCTGCAAG GGTGACTCAGGTGGTCCGTTGGTGTGTGACATGTCAGGCCGGAGCTTTCTGTTCGGGGTGGTGAGCTGGGGTGATGGCTGTGCCAAGAAGAACAAACCAGGTGTTTACACACGGGTCACCAACTACAACAAATGGATCGCAGCAAAAACAGGACTTTCCAAATACACAGAAGGATTAATGTATCCCACAAAATGA